TGAACAGACTGTATCGCGCTCTCCATGAATATTGTTGCTATCTAGATGAGCTAATAGCTTCAGTACTGGCACAATATGACAATTACCTTTACGGGGACGAAGACGATGACGATGAcgacgatgacgacgacgatgatgacgacgatgacgacgacgacgacgacgacgacgacgacgacgacgacaacGACGATGACGACGACAACGACAACGACAACGACGATGACGACAACGATGACGACAATGACGGCGGCGACGGCGACGGCAACGATGACGATGACGATGACGACGATGTTCAAAATATTCATGTGAGGGACAATAATGCCAATGGTGACAACGATGAACAGCACGGGGATCACAATGATGTGGTTGTGATCATTTTCAATGTTGGTGGCATTGAAAATGAGGAGGCATTTGAAGG
Above is a genomic segment from Maylandia zebra isolate NMK-2024a linkage group LG8, Mzebra_GT3a, whole genome shotgun sequence containing:
- the LOC143419816 gene encoding uncharacterized protein LOC143419816; amino-acid sequence: MSASGDGPQNNQNGQQVNPRMLANGDQEPANGFLNRLYRALHEYCCYLDELIASVLAQYDNYLYGDEDDDDDDDDDDDDDDDDDDDDDDDDDDDDNDDDDDNDNDNDDDDNDDDNDGGDGDGNDDDDDDDDVQNIHVRDNNANGDNDEQHGDHNDVVVIIFNVGGIENEEAFEGRMDVRQYIPEEDPQPGVSRKRSRERDEEDLGANKRMRWSDDDSEVFEDAHEELEHETGGSRKRSREDFEQEEEYLPVCKLQRCSIESTSSNED